AACAAGTGAGATTAAAGCAAGGACAAAACCAAAGGTCATAAGGTCTGGAACTCTGAAAAATCTAAGTTTTGCAATAGAAATCTCAATAAAAGCGATAGGAACGGCAAATATGAATATTTTTATCAGGAAGAAAACTATCCCTAAAACCACAGAAGCAAATGTGGTTTCGTTGTATAAACCAATAGGAACAAATATATTAGATGCAAGGGTTAAAAACAGTGTTAGTTTTATCCATGAAGATATTTCAAACAAAGCCAGATCTCTACCTGATGCCTCAAGTATCATTGCTTCGTGAACCATTGTAAGCTCAAGGTGTGTTTCTGGATTATCAACAGGCATTCTGCCGTTTTCTGCGAGAGCTAGAACAAGAAGTGCCATTAATGCAAAAACGGAAGAGATAGGGAACTGTGAAAAACCTGCCTGATGAATTTTTGCAAATATCTCGCTGATATTAGTTGTTCCTGTTTGAAGGGCAAAAGTAAAAATAACCATCATAAGCGCAGGTTCTGCAAGGGCGGCAATTGTCATCTCTCTACTTGATCCAAGTCCACCAAAGGCACTTCCCTGATCCATTCCGTAAAGGGCAAGGAAAAATGTTCCAAGGGCAAGAACATAAACAAATGCGATTATATCTCCTGTGAATGATAAAAGGGTGTGGCTGTTAAAAACAGGAAGAAAACTTGCAGTTATCAGGGTAGAAATCAAAACAACATAAGGTGCAACTTTTGAAATCCATGACGCATCATCTGATAAAACGACTTCTTTTTTAAGAAGTTTATAAATATCTCTGTATCCCTGCCATACGGAAGCACATTTTTGACCTCTTAAATAACATTTAACTTTATGTGTAAATCCCTTTATAAAAGGAGAAATCAAAATCAGTATAAAAAACTGAATAAGCCCAATTATCAGATTTTCCATCAGTTCCCACCTCCGGAAAACCAAACAACATAAATCAGGAGAATAGTAAGGGTAAGACTTATAAATCCAAGGTATATATGT
This genomic stretch from Persephonella sp. harbors:
- a CDS encoding NADH-quinone oxidoreductase subunit H; translation: MENLIIGLIQFFILILISPFIKGFTHKVKCYLRGQKCASVWQGYRDIYKLLKKEVVLSDDASWISKVAPYVVLISTLITASFLPVFNSHTLLSFTGDIIAFVYVLALGTFFLALYGMDQGSAFGGLGSSREMTIAALAEPALMMVIFTFALQTGTTNISEIFAKIHQAGFSQFPISSVFALMALLVLALAENGRMPVDNPETHLELTMVHEAMILEASGRDLALFEISSWIKLTLFLTLASNIFVPIGLYNETTFASVVLGIVFFLIKIFIFAVPIAFIEISIAKLRFFRVPDLMTFGFVLALISLVVYYL